The DNA segment ATTATAATGGGGAGCGAACGGTTGCAAAAGTGCTTCAGTCAGGCTTTTATTGGCCTACTTtatttaaagatgctcataatcatgctaggaattgtgaTGAGTGTCAAAGGACAGGAGCTATTTCAAGAAGGCATGAGATGTCGTTACAAggtattttggaagttgaagttttttattattggggtattgatttttgtgggccttttccaccatcatttaataatgaatatattttggtggtcgttgattatgtgagtaaatgggttgaagctaTAGCATGTCCAAAGAATGATGTTAATACGgtgattaaatttttgaaaaggcAAATCTTTTCACGTTTTGGAACCCCTAGGGTACTTATTAGTGATGGggggtctcatttttgtaatgctcagcttgctaaggtacttagacattatggggtgaaacataaagtgGTTGCACCGTATCACCCACAAACAAATGGTCAAGCTTAAGTTTCCAACAGGGAAATTAAGAGGATATTAGAGAAGACAGTTTCTTTTTCACGAAAAGATTGGTCACGaaaattagatgatgctctttgggcgTACAGGATGGCTATGAAGACATCCATGGGGTTATCACTTTTTCAGATGGTATATGGGAAACCATGTCACTTGCTAGTGGAGATGGAACATAaggctttgtgggctttgaaatttttaaattttgatcctcatgaaaTTCAAAGCAAGCGAAGAAATCAGTTGTTAGAACTTGAAGAGATGTGGTTACATGCATATGACTCATCCAGGAGTTATAAAGAGAAGGTGAAATTTTACCATGATAAAAAGCTGATAAAGAGAGTCTTCACTCCAGGACACCAGGTGCTATTATTTAATTCACAGTTGAAGTTATTTCCtggaaagttgaaatcaaaatggtcgggaccttttgTGATAAAGCATGTATACCCAAACGGAGCTGTGGAATTGGAGACTACAGATAAGGGTGATCAACAGAGAAATTGGGTGGTAAATGGTCAAAGGCTCAAACACTATTTGGGAGGAGAAGTGGAGCAGTTCTCCACAATACTAATGTTAGTGAATCCATGAGGTgcgggtcaggctcgtgacgttaaacaagcggtTTTGGGACGCAACCTAGGTTTTAtcactttgaattagtagtataggttgaatttatgtttgtgtctatgcttggttTGTACACTGATTTGGATAATTTGTACactgattgtggatgatgattaagaatgtgtgaatgttgatatctagGTTGATGATTCACTAACCAtatgaacagatgagtaagtgattcatgattgtgattttgatgctaagtaggattcatgaatgaaaagtgagaaagcatttgtgtgaggtattaagcttcagagttttattgttgtgtgcactatTCACAGAgaatcatggatgatattgacttaatcttcataattgattgaattacatgtgtatgtcatatgatcaaggtcatgcttggaaagcccttacttagccaaattttcacccaaagaattttaaatgatataccctttttgaaccttggccttaaacagtatgaaaacctttgtttgaattgaattcccttgagttgggttgagaataattatatgtgttcaaaaggttcaagtttggggttgtatggggaaagtaaaaggcaaaagcaaaagcattgagttcaaaagatgaaaaagaaaaatgcatgagaaagaaaaagaaaagaagaaaagagaaaaatcatgtaaagtgaactcaatgtaaaaggaaaaagggaaaacgttgggaatgagtgagattggttaaaaagagagtgtgcttgaactttgaatgatgatttaaactctcttaactcaaggatttttttATTCCAGAAAAATCATCTTTCTttatagcccagccacaataaaagccttggaaaaagtccttgtgatgacatgtgcatgtgaagattttgactgttttagatgaatgacaatattgttttatgtgacatgtcaACAGTAAAGAGTAGAGTGACCtactaaacacttgagagattgagtgaaacacttgtttggtgagaattgttaagtccatgtttacatctatgcttagttgattgatcattcatgaacaaaacatatgtTGAAAAAAGATTGACTATGTGaaataaattggattgaaagcatgcaggcatctttgtaggataccactgaaatttaaattgtataataacttgttgtgagaaaaaggaattttgaaaagtgtgtatgatttgatgaagaagtggaaagcctagttttgtcttgtttgcttgaggacaagcaaagttctaagtttagggttgtgataacggtctaaaaaccgttattttcatgcttaaatttgatagtaaaacacaccctttatggcttagaatgagctttaaatcaagataaacacTTAGTaatgtcttgtgagagtcaaaagttggttttagagatattatgcttgtttttacattgttttgcagggtttttaggtGAATttaagatggaagtgaagcaaggtggacttagacccatgaaagaaggagaaaaatgatgaaaagaagggtcaagtaagTCGTTGAGCGCCAAAATGGACCGCtaagcgctcagagcgattagagggaaaccgctcagcggaaaaactaaccgttgagcggtcaaagcggcaagagggaaaccgctgagcggtgaacttaggcgcctgggcggttgtctgtttttattagctagattctgtaatctttctgttatctttctgggcttatatatagccccagtgcgattcaaaaggacattcttttggcaaagagaaatgtccagagctattcNAcataccttggaggaggttccttggatgcttaggctccaatctaccaagtttagggttatttcttccattctttcatcatatttcatctagtttcaccatgatNATGGTGAACTAAACCCTNNGTTGTTNgggaacaatgtaatcttttgaaactctcatatattcaaattcttatttatttcatatgctcttcatatacttgtttatcaattgttgggttctcatctttgcttaaagcttttattgtttaactcattcatttaaacttgtttgtctttatcgatatggggacatacggtaatgtcatgaactggtgagaaattcctttattatgctaataccgcctagggataggggtaggacgatcaattgtattttgcttccgttcacattgcattattggttactaggggaggctagggttAGCAAGCCGGTaactaataataggctcttttcaccaagggattgggttaagggtacgctagaaagtttgcatgacaattggataaataagtgaagtaaataagaaaagtagatatatgagagtggataagatgaaattgtaaaccccaacaacaccattcatccatagtttcttaaaaccaattgaatcaactgcatttgcatgtttatttttgttctttgcattcaaacatcaacttaattcttttctcaagtcttacgtgaTTTGTTTACAtaaaaagtaaggcctaagagtcgtTTGGGAAGAaggatattgggtttaccaattatattacttgataacgatctggtacacttgccagtggcttaatAGTCTCCCCCTTTTTCTTATTTCGGTAATACTTCGCAATGTGGTCGGCCTTATCACAATCATAGCATTTTCCCAATCTACACTCATTTTCGTAGTGGTCATACGTACCGCATTTAAAACACTCCACTCATAACCAATCTCCTTGCCCTCTCCCTTGTCCTCGGCCACACCAATTCTGCTGACCGATTTGTTATTCATTGTCATCCCCAAAATCACCTTTGTCACATCCTCCGAGACCTTGGCCTTGAGTTTTCCAAGCTTCCCCCTTCACGTCAAGTTGTGCTTATAGTGCTTGATCAAGTGACTGATAGTTCTTCCTTCTCCGTTGTTCGTGCGCCTTTAGCGACCCGACCAACTTTTCAACTAAGAGGACAAACAAGTCCTTTGATCCTCGATGGCACACAATATGCTCTTAAAATCATCTGTCAGCGATCTCAAGGTTTTCTCCATAACCCGACTGACTTCACTAGTGCAGTCAGGGGAAATGACAAAGGTTATTTTCGCCCATAGGCAACGGTTCCTAAACTGAGGCATATACAGGCAAGCCAAAAAGTCTACCCTTTTATGCCTCAATTTAGAACCGAGGCATAAAACGGTAGGATTTTGCCTCGGTTTAAAGGTAACCAAAGAAGTagagtttttgtttcttttttcgaAGGACTTTACGCCTCGGTTCCTTTTGAATCGAGGCAGTATGTCAGGCTCTACTACCTTGGTTGGGACCAAAACCAATGCAGTAGAGTGTTTTTTATTACACTTTATGCCTCAGTTGTGGCCTGAATCCATAGAGGGTTTTATGCCTCAATTATGGTCACAACCAAGGCGTAttctcctatttttttttttaagaacaggTTTGTTTCTGCAACATTCCCTACTGTAGAAATAGACCAGCATATAATTTTACAACTAGAACAATCCAAaagcatatattttcaataaaaattatattaaaacataaatgcattcaatataatcataaatcaacttcttataaacataaatcaattcaatgaaatcataaatcaaatttgaagcataaatcaatccaatgtacaaagttaaattaataataatgtacaAAAGCATAAAACAACTTAGAAGCATAAACTTAGAACTTACTATATCCTAATATCTACTACATACTATTATATAGTTGAATTACATATTTAGCCAATGTTTTCCTCACGAGTTTAAGTGACTTCTCTAAAATTGGAGTAGTCATATTGAATCTTTGCATAAAacacaatgatttcaattagtgtatatgaaatctaaactataga comes from the Vigna radiata var. radiata cultivar VC1973A unplaced genomic scaffold, Vradiata_ver6 scaffold_108, whole genome shotgun sequence genome and includes:
- the LOC106754395 gene encoding uncharacterized protein LOC106754395, which codes for MAMKTSMGLSLFQMVYGKPCHLLVEMEHKALWALKFLNFDPHEIQSKRRNQLLELEEMWLHAYDSSRSYKEKVKFYHDKKLIKRVFTPGHQVLLFNSQLKLFPGKLKSKWSGPFVIKHVYPNGAVELETTDKGDQQRNWVVNGQRLKHYLGGEVEQFSTILMLVNP